The sequence TTATAAAGTCATGATCGATGGAGAGTTTTGAAATAAAGCTCATAAACTCTTTATCGTAAACCACACCTGTTGGGTTGTTGGGAGAATTAATTATTATGGCTTTTGTTTTTTTGGTTATAGCGTTTTCTAGATGTTTTTTTTCTGGTATGTAGTTATTTTCTTTCGTAGCTTTAACGTGAACGGGAATTCCACCAACCATTCTAATTTGTGCGTCGTAACTGACCCAAGATGGATCAATTACAATTATTTCATCACCCGGGTTTGTTATCAAAAAGAGTGAGTTAAATAAAGCTTGTTTTCCCCCATTAGTTACGATTACATTGTTCTCATTGTAATTAGTTGAGTATTTTTTATTTATATATTGAGCTATCTTTTGTCTGAGTTCTTTTATTCCCTTGTTGTCCGTGTATTTGGTTTTTCCTTCTTTCATGGCTTGGTAAGCTGCGTTTATTATAGGCTGAGGAGTCTCAAAATCAGGTTCTCCAGCTGTCAGCCTGACAATTTCGTATCCTTTGTTTTGTAGTTCTAAAGCCTTTGAGTTTAACTCGATAGTTGCAGATGGTTGTAATGATTCTATTTTAGTAGAAAATTTCATAGAAGCCTCCTTTCAATTGTTGGGAGTTTATTAGCGCCCCTTCGCCCCGCAGCCCGCCCACAGTTAGCCCACTTCAGTTTTTTTCTAAAATGCCGACGTTTTCGATGTGGTATGAGTGTGGAAACATATCAAATGGTTGAACTGATTTTAGAGTGAATCCATTTTTTGTAAATATATTGAGATCTCTGGCAAAAGTTGAAGGGTCACAAGATACATAGATAATCCCCTTTTTTGCCATAGAAGAAAGTAATTGGATCTCTTTCTTTTCCAAACCTTTTCTTGGGGGATCTAAGATGACATAGTCAAATCTTTTATCGGAATTTTTCATGAGATACGGTTTTGAACTTGCTAATATGAAATTAACGTTTTTAATAAAGTTTATATGAGAATTTGAGATCGCCGCTTTTACTGAAACTTTGGAGGTTTCAACGGATTCTATATGTTTAAAGAGCGGTAAAAAGTATATTGAAAATAGTCCAACACCAGAGTATAAGTCTAACATAGTGTCATCTTTTTGTGTGTTGTTTTTGAAATATTCTAATATGTGCCTTAATAGCTTTTGTGTAACATTGTAGTTGTTTTGAAAAAAAGCAGTTGGTGGAATTTGGAATTTAAAATCATCAAACTCCTCATTTAATACTCCTTCACCGAGAAGCGTTTTGTAAGGTCCCCGTAGTACAACGCTATCGGAACTGTTCATCAAGTGAATGAGTGAATAAGGATGGAAATTCTGTTGAAAAAACTGTTTTATCTCTTCTTCATAAGGCAAATACTCTGTGTTGGTAACTATAATAACCATCGTTTGATTTTTGGAAAAGGATCTTCGGATGACTAAATGTTTCAAGATTCCTTTTTTTGAGTTTTTGTCGTATATTTCGATATTCAATTTATTAACTAGTTCTCTGAATTTATTTCTTATGTTATCAAATAAATTAGGTGAGATTGGGCATGAGTAGATATCAAGAACCTTGTTTGAATTGGCAATATTTAAACCTAATTTTAAGTTATTATTTTTCTGAAAAGCGTATTCCATTCTGTTTCTGTAACCCCAGATTAAATCGCTTTCGATTATGTCATTCACAAGGGAACTATCTAACTTACCGATTCTTTCTAACTGTTCTTTTACTATCTCTGTTTTTGATTTTAGTTGGGATTGATAATCATAATCGAGCCATTGGCAACCTCCGCATTCAGGGAAGTGTTTGCATTTGGAGGATACCCTTTGATGGGATGGTTGTATGATTTCTTTTAGATCCGCAAATACTAAATTTTTATTCGTTCTTGTTGGAATAACGGAGACAAACTCTCCAGGGTAAACGTTGTTTACCATGTAGATTTTGCCGGCATAACGTGCCATGCCGTATCCACCGTAGACTAATTTTTCGATGACGATTTTTACTTCTTCATTATCCATCTAAATGCCTCCAAGATATGGAATTATCAGGGACCTGAGGTCCCTAGCCCAGCAAGGGGAGGGCTTCGCCCTGTAACCCTTTTAAAATTAAAATCCTATTTTTGAAAAATGAACTTTTTTGTAAACTATGCTTAGTCTTTATTAGCGCCCTTTCACCCCGCTACCCCGCCCATAAGGAAGTATAAAAGGCTTTCCCACAGCTCCCAGCATTTAACAAATTTTTACCTATTTCACAAATCTTTGGGGCCAAAGGCATTTGGTAGTAACTCACTTACTTTCGTCTTTTCTATTTTCCCTTTTGTATTTGCTAGATAAACGTCGAAATCCCCGAACTCAGCCATTACTTGTCTACATGCCCCACATGGTTTTACAGGTGCCTCACCTTGTGCAACGATTAACATAGCTTTGAACTCACGTTTGCCCTTGGCAACAGCAGAAAATATTGCATTTCTTTCAGCACAAATAGATAATCCATACGAAGCATTTTCCACATTACAACCTGAAAAGATTTCTCCATCATTTGATAATAAACATGCTCCTACCTTAAAATTAGAATAAGGTGCATATGCATTTTCTCTTGTTTTCATAGCTTCTTCATACAATTTTTCAACAATATTTTTATCGTTCATCCTTCTCTTTATCATTCCCTTCTTGGTTTTCTGTTTGCATTTTTGGATGTACAGTTATTTTGACTTTATCGATCTTGTTGATGGTTACGGAAATTACTTCGAATTCATAATTTTCCAGATAATATATCTCACCAGGTTTAGGAAATCTTTTGAACCTTTCAAGTAAAAATCCACCAATGGTTTCAAACTCAGTTTCTGGAAATTCTATGTCCAACTCTCTTTCGACATCGTTAATTGGTGTTGTACCATCCACTAGTATAACATTTTCTGCTACTCTTATTATATTAGTTTCATCACTATAGTCATCGTACTCATCAAAAATTTCCCCGGTCATCTCTTCTATTATATCTTCTAAAGTAACTAATCCTGCTGTTCCTCCATATTCATCAACAACTATGGCCATATGTGTATGATTATTTAAAAACATTCTAAAAACATCTCTTATTTTCATCGTTATGGGTACAAAGAATGGTTTATGCATAATTTCCGTAACTTTTAATTTTTGCAATTTGGTAAAATCTTTTACCTCGTCTAGTTTTTTGAAAATATCTTTTGCGTAAACGATGCCAATAACATTGTCTAACGTTTCCTTGAAAACAGGAATCCTCGAGTATCCTTCTTCATTTATTATCTTGATCAATTCCTCCATAGTTTTTGTATCCTCAATGGCTAATATATCGACTCTTGGAGTCATAATTTCTTTAACAGAAGTCTCCTTCATTTCTAGACTTCTTTGCATCAGGTACTTTTCACTTTTCTCAATTACCCCTTCTTCATGCCCTATGTCCAAGTAAGAAATTATTTCGTCCTCTGTGATTAGTGGTGGAGCATTGGTGATGATCTCACCACCAAAAAGTCTAATAAACACGTTGGAAAAATTTACAAGCAACCATACAACAGGTGTTAAAAGTTGATTTAAAAAATTGATTGTGAAAAAGGTAAAGTTAAAATATTTTTCTCTATTTTCTCTAGCATATACCTTAGGTGTTATTTCTCCAAAAATCAATATTAATATGGTCATGATAGCCGTTACTAAACCAACAGCGCCACTATGAGAAGATGGCATTAATCTCACTGCAAAAACTGTTGCGGTAGATGTAGCTAAGATATTTACAAGATTGTTCATTACAAGTATCGTAGTTAAATAATGATTTGGATTTTCAACAAAATGTTGGTACTTTTTTCTTTTTTTCTCATCTTTTTCTTCATCGATCAGTTCTCTTATCCTGTATCTCCCTATTGTAGTCAAGGCAGTTTCAGATCCAGAAAAAAATCCTGAAAGAAACAAAAGAACAATTAACAAAACTAATGAGCCCCACAAACCACCGGGGTCATCCACTATCCATCATCTCCTTATTACGATATTTTTTTGAAACCATATCCTATAGCTTCACTATTTGGCAAAATAACCATAAACGCGTTGCTATCCCTCTCCCTTATAATCTTCTTAAGCAAGCCTATCTCTGACCTGGAAATAGTCACCATTATAACATTTTTTTCTTGATTAGTGTAACTACCTACTCCTTTTAAAAAAGTAACTCCTCTATCTAATTTGCTATATATATCCTCTTTAATTTTATCATAATAATCGCTAATAACCAAAATTGTTCTTGTCGATTCAAATCCTTCTATCACCCCATCTATAGTCTTTGCAGTTACGAAAATTGCGATTATTCCATACATTGGTAATAAAGGATTAATCAATATGGAAGATGCAGTTATAACAGTATCAGCAATCATAAGACCCGTACCCACACTTAAAGAGAGATACTTGTTGAAAATCATGGCAATTATATCCGTTCCACCTGTAGTTGCACCTTTCCATATAACTAGCCCCATGCCAAATCCAGCTATCAGAGCTCCGTAAAAGGCAGCCAATAAGGTCATTTCTAGACCTGCATTTCCTGTTTCTTTCATCAATGTAGGGATCAGTTGATCTAAGCCTAAACCATGCTGAAAAAAATCGGTGGAAAAAGAAAGCAAAGCAGCCGAGTATATGCTCTTTATTCCAAATCCTATTCCAAGCAACCAAAACCCCAAAAAAAACAAAATCAAATTATAAATGAACATTTGTATCCCTACCCACCAACCAAAAAAATTATTTAATATTATAGCCAATCCGCTAACTCCGCCAGCAATAATATTGTAAGGGATCATGAAGAGAACTAAACCCATAGCAGTTATCAAAGTACCCACCGTAATAATGATATAATCCTTGATAACTATTTTTTGATCAGAGATATTAAATTTCAATCTTTATACCCCCAAGCTGAATTATTCAACATTTGTTTCTTCTAAAAGTTGGCTGAGGATCTTCTTCTCTTTTCTAGATGGCTTGTTGATTTTCACGTTTATTTTGACATATAAATCTCCTCTTTTGCCACCACCAAATTCCGGAAGTCCCATATTTCTAAACCTTAAAATGGTTCCAGGGTTGGTTCCTTCTGGTAATTCTTCTTCGATGTCTCCCTCCAACGTGGGAATTTTGACCGTTCCTCCCAAAACTGCTTTCAAATAATTTATCGTGATCTCTGTTTCTAAATCTGCCCCTTTTCTGACAAATTTTTCATGGGGAAGAACTCTTACTTGAACAATTAAATCACCGTTTGGACCTCCGTTCTTACCTGCATTACCTTTCCCTCTTATCCTCATAGTATAGCTATTTGGAACTCCTGCAGGAATCGTAATTTCAATCTTTTC is a genomic window of Petrotoga miotherma DSM 10691 containing:
- the cdd gene encoding cytidine deaminase; the protein is MIKRRMNDKNIVEKLYEEAMKTRENAYAPYSNFKVGACLLSNDGEIFSGCNVENASYGLSICAERNAIFSAVAKGKREFKAMLIVAQGEAPVKPCGACRQVMAEFGDFDVYLANTKGKIEKTKVSELLPNAFGPKDL
- the aspC gene encoding aspartate aminotransferase, which codes for MKFSTKIESLQPSATIELNSKALELQNKGYEIVRLTAGEPDFETPQPIINAAYQAMKEGKTKYTDNKGIKELRQKIAQYINKKYSTNYNENNVIVTNGGKQALFNSLFLITNPGDEIIVIDPSWVSYDAQIRMVGGIPVHVKATKENNYIPEKKHLENAITKKTKAIIINSPNNPTGVVYDKEFMSFISKLSIDHDFIILSDEVYDALVYDGDYTSMANFEKSRDRTIFVNSFSKTWSMTGWRVGYTIANEKIITQMAKIQSHSTSNVNTPSQYAALKALEIDNSYMVKEFKKRRDYLYAEFIKLGLTFHKPKGAFYYFIDISKYGLNDKEFCEKLLEYGLAVVPGSAFFCDGHIRLSFAASMNDLQKAVEILKKFLTDLETERV
- the rlmD gene encoding 23S rRNA (uracil(1939)-C(5))-methyltransferase RlmD; translation: MDNEEVKIVIEKLVYGGYGMARYAGKIYMVNNVYPGEFVSVIPTRTNKNLVFADLKEIIQPSHQRVSSKCKHFPECGGCQWLDYDYQSQLKSKTEIVKEQLERIGKLDSSLVNDIIESDLIWGYRNRMEYAFQKNNNLKLGLNIANSNKVLDIYSCPISPNLFDNIRNKFRELVNKLNIEIYDKNSKKGILKHLVIRRSFSKNQTMVIIVTNTEYLPYEEEIKQFFQQNFHPYSLIHLMNSSDSVVLRGPYKTLLGEGVLNEEFDDFKFQIPPTAFFQNNYNVTQKLLRHILEYFKNNTQKDDTMLDLYSGVGLFSIYFLPLFKHIESVETSKVSVKAAISNSHINFIKNVNFILASSKPYLMKNSDKRFDYVILDPPRKGLEKKEIQLLSSMAKKGIIYVSCDPSTFARDLNIFTKNGFTLKSVQPFDMFPHSYHIENVGILEKN
- a CDS encoding hemolysin family protein, whose product is MDDPGGLWGSLVLLIVLLFLSGFFSGSETALTTIGRYRIRELIDEEKDEKKRKKYQHFVENPNHYLTTILVMNNLVNILATSTATVFAVRLMPSSHSGAVGLVTAIMTILILIFGEITPKVYARENREKYFNFTFFTINFLNQLLTPVVWLLVNFSNVFIRLFGGEIITNAPPLITEDEIISYLDIGHEEGVIEKSEKYLMQRSLEMKETSVKEIMTPRVDILAIEDTKTMEELIKIINEEGYSRIPVFKETLDNVIGIVYAKDIFKKLDEVKDFTKLQKLKVTEIMHKPFFVPITMKIRDVFRMFLNNHTHMAIVVDEYGGTAGLVTLEDIIEEMTGEIFDEYDDYSDETNIIRVAENVILVDGTTPINDVERELDIEFPETEFETIGGFLLERFKRFPKPGEIYYLENYEFEVISVTINKIDKVKITVHPKMQTENQEGNDKEKDER
- a CDS encoding YitT family protein, which translates into the protein MKFNISDQKIVIKDYIIITVGTLITAMGLVLFMIPYNIIAGGVSGLAIILNNFFGWWVGIQMFIYNLILFFLGFWLLGIGFGIKSIYSAALLSFSTDFFQHGLGLDQLIPTLMKETGNAGLEMTLLAAFYGALIAGFGMGLVIWKGATTGGTDIIAMIFNKYLSLSVGTGLMIADTVITASSILINPLLPMYGIIAIFVTAKTIDGVIEGFESTRTILVISDYYDKIKEDIYSKLDRGVTFLKGVGSYTNQEKNVIMVTISRSEIGLLKKIIRERDSNAFMVILPNSEAIGYGFKKIS
- a CDS encoding DnaJ C-terminal domain-containing protein, which produces MFFGTQGSGGRSSSRQRNVAKERGEDINVVISLKLEEIMYDVKKIVEYNRYEVCQHCHGTGAENGTSFETCPRCNGKGVIREEQRSFFGSFVRTYTCPTCNGEGRIINHRCPYCAGSGKVLKKEKIEITIPAGVPNSYTMRIRGKGNAGKNGGPNGDLIVQVRVLPHEKFVRKGADLETEITINYLKAVLGGTVKIPTLEGDIEEELPEGTNPGTILRFRNMGLPEFGGGKRGDLYVKINVKINKPSRKEKKILSQLLEETNVE